A single region of the Camelus ferus isolate YT-003-E chromosome 2, BCGSAC_Cfer_1.0, whole genome shotgun sequence genome encodes:
- the FGB gene encoding fibrinogen beta chain has protein sequence MKHLLLFLFCIFIVKSQAATDYDEEEDDRVKVRLDARGHRPYDRNREEAPSLRPVSPPISKGGYQPRPPKVAASQRKVERKPPDAGGCLHADPDLGVLCPTGCQLQDTLLKQERPIKNSVNELNSNIESVSQTSSSTFQYMSLLRNMWKEREKRVKDNENVVNEYSSELEKHQLYIDETVNSNIPTNLRVLRSILENLRSKIQKLESDVSAQMEYCRTPCTVTCNIPVVSGKECEEIIRNGGETSEMYLIQPEGAIKPYRVYCDMKTERGGWTVIQNRQDGSVDFGRKWDPYRQGFGNIATNADGKKYCGVPGEYWLGNEKISQLTRMGPTKLLIEMEDWKGDTVKAIYEGFTVQNEANKYQLSVSNYKGTAGNALLEGASQLVGENRTMTIHNSMFFSTYDRDNDGWKTTDPRKQCSKEDGGGWWYNRCHAANPNGRYYWGGHYSWDMAKHGTDDGVVWMNWKGSWYSMKKMSMKIRPFFPEQ, from the exons ATGAAACATCTattactgtttctattttgcatttttattgttaagtCCCAAGCTGCCACTGACTACGACGAG GAAGAAGATGACAGAGTTAAG GTTCGTCTGGATGCCCGCGGCCATCGACCCTATGACAGGAATAGGGAAGAAGCTCCCagcctgagacctgtctcccctCCCATCAGCAAAGGTGGCTATCAGCCTCGTCCACCCAAAGTAGCTGCCAGCCAGAGGAAAGTGGAGAGAAAACCCCCTGATGCTGGAGGCTGTCTGCATGCCGACCCCGACCTG gGCGTGCTGTGTCCTACAGGATGTCAGTTGCAAGACACTTTGCTAAAACAGGAAAGACCCATCAAAAACAGTGTAAATGAGTTAAATAGCAATATAGAGTCTGTTTCCCAGACCTCTTCTTCCACCTTTCAGTACATGAGTCTGCTAAGAAACAtgtggaaagagagggagaagcgAGTAAAAG ATAATGAAAACGTAGTAAATGAGTACTCCTCAGAGCTGGAGAAGCACCAGTTATACATAGATGAGACCGTGAATAGTAACATCCCAACAAACCTTCGTGTGCTCCGTTCAATCCTGGAAAACTTGAGAAGCAAAATACAAAAGTTAGAATCGGATGTCTCGGCGCAGATGGAATACTGCCGCACCCCATGCACAGTCACCTGCAACATTCCCGTGGTGTCTGGCAAAG AATGTGAAGAAATTATCAGGAATGGAGGTGAAACATCTGAAATGTATCTCATTCAGCCGGAAGGGGCTATCAAACCGTATAGAGTCTACTGTGatatgaaaacagaaagaggAG GATGGACAGTAATTCAGAACCGTCAAGATGGTAGTGTTGACTTTGGCAGGAAATGGGATCCATACAGACAAGGATTTGGAAATATTGCAACCAATGCAGATGGGAAAAAATACTGTGGTGTGCCAG gTGAGTACTGGCTTGGGAATGAAAAAATTAGCCAGCTTACCAGAATGGGACCCACAAAGCTTTTGATTGAAATGGAGGACTGGAAAGGAGACACGGTGAAGGCAATCTATGAAGGTTTCACTGTACAGAACGAGGCCAACAAATACCAACTGTCAGTGAGCAACTACAAGGGAACAGCCGGCAATGCCCTCTTAGAAGGGGCTTCTCAACTGGTGGGAGAAAACCGGACCATGACCATTCACAACAGCATGTTCTTCAGCACATACGACAGAGACAACGATGGCTG GAAAACTACAGATCCCAGAAAGCAGTGTTCTAAAGAGGATGGTGGTGGATGGTGGTATAACAGATGCCACGCGGCCAATCCCAATGGCAGATACTACTGGGGTGGACATTACAGCTGGGACATGGCGAAACACGGCACAGACGATGGAGTGGTGTGGATGAACTGGAAGGGGTCCTGGTACTCAATGAAGAAGATGTCCATGAAGATCAGACCCTTCTTCCCAGAGCAATAG